The DNA sequence ttttctagtgatataattttgcttgcaaaacaatgctcaaaacaaacgaggcattgaaaacgtgttttggtcctagttttcattgacagatgcagcagtcgcgattttgaatagaaaaagttctaagtttatttgacagtttcgaaaatttcgtcatgaaaaataggaccaaaacacgttttcaatacctcgtttgttttgagcattagctctctagggtaaatttgtttactcttatgtacgtcgtgtatatagcgcacaatacacacacaccgtatgcgataaataattttatcgcatacgcggtgtgattccccgaaaaaattattcacctaggatatataaacaaacattataattctgtaaattgtcaaagtgtcattcgcatatcttgttgtctcgttttcgcttatgcgataataaatattatgcacgtatgacaagccgtctcggcaagccccgaccgctttgtcatacgtgcataatatttattaaattgtcGGCCTTGTAAAGACTTACAGGTAGAGTAGACACTGGttggtgcgagtacatccacgagagttatgactaaaaatgaaGTGAATGTTCGAAGAATCCTCCTTccctgcagcttcgatgttccacttGTTGTAGCTGACCTCCCTCACTATCATTTCGCATATAactgaacccagtacttttgtgctgcaagcctacagaagtcttggaaaaaagttggtgtCAAAATGCATAttatttttccttctttctgggGTTTCAACTGCTAAAACAGGGTCTGGAACGGTACTCCGGCAGTCATTTCGTACTgttcttttaccttatcaatagaaaaacgcttcacTATGTCGCGAATATGGGTCGTTAAAACAGATCCaatgttagtaatatcaagagaaaaattattaaatttttctcggatgatttcagtcaaataaagtgttaaaGCAAATGACTTCAGGAGTCCGGaaaagtaattagtttttcaatttgaccaatatttgctacgcgacaggagtttggaaaaacgatatgatcaagtgggagcaaacggCATCGAGTAAGCCTTCGCTATAACGACGTTCACATGTTTGCTGAAGGTTAGATCCTCAGTCATGATCATAAGGGCACACAATACATTTTAAGGATCGTCTGCTACTAGCACTGTCATCCGGGCTTCGTTTCGGCCAGTATATACTACATGCGGCTGCTAGGAAtcaaggaatctcgcgccggaGTGATTCACAATGACACacatattttgtataaggagaATGTCACTTTATGGGTCATTGTGAAAGACGCAGGCGCGAGATTCCTCATTACCGTTACTGCCGACAGTCCTTATCACCTTGACACAATCTAACACTCTGACTCTCTTTACCACGCTGACACTCCTTGCCACGACATAGCAAAGTGAAAATCTTTATTACTCTGCCTCTCTTTGCCTCAGACATCAGGAGTGACGCCAGGTGAGCCCAAAGTGGAGCTAGGTGAACCCAAAGTGAAGCCACGTGAATCCAGGTGTAATGACATTTCGTGTGTGAATGTGCCAGTGCTGAATTGCAATTCGAgatacaaacaattttcattcatcaaTTTGCGTTACCACACAACGTTTACACTCAGTGCTGGATTTTAAGGGTAAGACCGTAAGAGAATAGCGCCATACCATATTCACCAACATTTTGCAATAACTTGGTTATTACCTCggttattacaaaatggtgTCTTATATCCCTAAAAAACAGAAACCTAACATAAGCTTTGCGTATCTATTTATTCTTTCGAGATGACATGGAGTAACGTCTGATATGATTCCTATTGTATTTGATTTTTGAGCATTATCATCAAGGCAAAAACCAGTTGTTCGAAAACATGGAACGCTTGACTGTATGCATAAGAAGAATCGTAAACAGTTATAATTTCACTTGAATTGAATGCATAATGCACGTGTGATGGCATCCGAATTaaactttatatcgttttgaGCTTGGTTTTGAGTAGAACGAAGGTGTTAAGATCTTACAATTGTTATGGTTTCATTTGACGCGTTGGCCTTTAATAGTGTCGCTTGTGTGTCGTTCGATTGAAAGTAGATGATTTTTAGACTTGCCAACAATTAGTTTTATTGCATAATCGGTTGTTGTGTTGAATTTGATGTAGAAGTGTACTAATATTGATTGAGCTTTGTAGGGTTAAGAGCTCAGCTGGATAGCTAAGTTTTAAACTGGGGAGTAAAGTTTTTCACTGTGGAGCTAGTCTATCACTGGGTAGCCAAGTTAATCGCTAGGGAGCTAAGCTTATCACTGGGAAGCAAAGCTAATAACACTAGGGAGGTATTTTATCACTCGGGAACTAGATTTATGACTGAAGAGCTAGGTTTACGAGTGAGGAGCTAATTCTATCATTAGGGAGTTAAGCTTATGAGGCACGACACCTGGGTTCTAAGCTTATCACTGAGGACTAGATTTATCACAGAGGTACTAAGTGAGGAACCTTTCACTAGAAAGCTAAATCTTTCACTGGAGTGATAAATTTCCTTAGCTCCCTTGGGAGTTGAGATATCACTAGTGAGCTAGTGCAtggattttcgaattttgacagCAACATTCCTTTCAGGAATCCCTAATAACAGCGGAGGAGGTCATATTGGTCAAATAATGTGTGCTCTCTACgatgaacaaacaaaactatgGACAGCTGCAGATCGACGACTATCAGAATCCAAACAACAATCATTGGGTCatgtaattttaaattggCTGTCGTCACGGGGTTCAAAACTAGCTCAGGTATTGTCCGAATATGAAATCAATCGGATTGGTAGCTTCCACTCACTTTTCCCGTTCGATTTATTTCATTAGATTAATGATGACACCGGCGTTCAAGTAACCTACCATGAACTCTGGTTAAATACAATTCGTGCCGCGCAAAATCTACTGAAAATGGGATTTAAGCCTCGGCAAAAGTTCTGTTTTATGATTTACAACAACGATCATCTAATCCCTGCTCTTGTCGCATCGATTTGTTTGATATGTCCAATTGTACCACTGCATCCGATGCTATCAAAGGATGAAATCGCACGgattttgattcaaattcAGCCAGTTGCTCTTTTCTGCGAAGCTAATTTATATGACAGCATCGATGAGGTGTTGTCGGAAATTGGAATCGAcgtgaaactgttcattttcgACAAACACATCGCCAATTTGGAATCAGTTGAACGTCTAATGGACGAAACGGGTGAAGAGGAAACATTTGTGTAAGTTTGCGTAAGATATACGTTGTTGACTCCGCTTGAGTCTGACTTCAAGTTACTTGGACCCAAAAGTGATAGTTGGATGAATCTTAATCATGAGAATGGATTGAGTTCGATAGCTGATTATTGCTGAATCACATAAAAAAGGGTCACAAGACCGGTGACTGCTATCAGAAATGCTCACCAGAATCTGATGgacttgtcaaaaaaaaacagttgatCAATCTGGAATTAGTTTAGGTTCAGGTTAGACCATGCTGAGGAACGGATCTGGCCTTCCGCCAAGCAGAGTTCAAACTAGATGATGGCAACTCTTGAACAATAGGGTCAATTGACCTGAACCGGTTCACTTGGCCTGAACCGGTTCACTTGACTTGAACCGGTTCACTTGACCTGAACCGGTTCACTTGACCTGAATCGGCTCACTTCGCTAGTTTGTAGTCAGTAGAGCTTTCTCCCTACAATTTAACAATCAATTTCTTTCACAGGCCTTACGTTCATAAGGTGGACGAGGACATCGCaggaatattttgttcatCCGGTACAACAGGAACATCCAAGTGTCAGTGTTCTTTTCacatcaattaattaaaagaattttccagTTTGATCAACCAAACTTTATCGTAGTACAGGTGCCTGCATCTCATCCGATCACTACATTTTCAGTGATCCAGCCCGATACAACTCAGATTGCGTTGTGTTTTCCTTTGATTCGATCTTCTGGACAGTCGGTGTCAGACCGCTGATCGACTGCATTTCAAATGGTGCAGTACGCATAATCACTTCACGTCCGTTTTCGCCCGAATTACAACTGCAACTCATCGAAAAGTATAAGGTTAATGTGCTGTACAGTGCACCATTCAACATGGTTCCATGCATAAAAAACGACCTAATTAGCAAAGTGGATTTGTCGAGCGTGCACACGATATTCTTGTACGGGTCGAAGGTACATTCAACGTTGATCGAAGAACTGGATCGGTTTTTTCCGAACGCATGTCCGCTCTCGTGGTATGGAATGACGGAAATCGGTAAAATTGCCGA is a window from the Bradysia coprophila strain Holo2 unplaced genomic scaffold, BU_Bcop_v1 contig_94, whole genome shotgun sequence genome containing:
- the LOC119084783 gene encoding 4-coumarate--CoA ligase-like 7, giving the protein MCALYDEQTKLWTAADRRLSESKQQSLGHVILNWLSSRGSKLAQINDDTGVQVTYHELWLNTIRAAQNLLKMGFKPRQKFCFMIYNNDHLIPALVASICLICPIVPLHPMLSKDEIARILIQIQPVALFCEANLYDSIDEVLSEIGIDVKLFIFDKHIANLESVERLMDETGEEETFVPYVHKVDEDIAGIFCSSGTTGTSKCACISSDHYIFSDPARYNSDCVVFSFDSIFWTVGVRPLIDCISNGAVRIITSRPFSPELQLQLIEKYKVNVLYSAPFNMVPCIKNDLISKVDLSSVHTIFLYGSKVHSTLIEELDRFFPNACPLSWYGMTEIGKIADDLSVKEGCVCGKQLVNGCTAKIIDENGNHCGPNISGEICIKNSNKFLGYFNDPATTSAAIDDEGFFRTADSGYFDADGILFLSDRKKNVMTVFYFDGIILPSEVEACLNSVPDIDEVSVVGISITTDMVLPAAVVVRKPGSSLNEHDVYDIVKDKFPNRSRLRGGVYFVESLAKTRNGKLLKREITQLAESLFQKALKQDENVQASLSVIPEEYRKLINERYNTW